In Streptomyces sp. NBC_00414, a single window of DNA contains:
- a CDS encoding hydroxyisourate hydrolase, with amino-acid sequence MSTETTASVTPAAPVASVSTHILDTSVGRPAGEVAVRLAARGGRDADWQALGASATDGDGRCKDLPALPQGTTHVRLDFAVEAYFENKSERDKSERDESAVDESESTSENKQAEAQQDAPANRDSGAAQVFFPEVAITFAVNPGEHYHVPLLLNPFGYSVYRGS; translated from the coding sequence ATGAGCACCGAGACCACCGCTTCCGTCACTCCCGCCGCTCCGGTCGCTTCGGTGTCCACCCACATCCTGGACACCAGCGTCGGCCGCCCCGCCGGGGAGGTCGCCGTCCGGCTCGCGGCCCGCGGCGGCCGTGACGCGGACTGGCAGGCACTCGGCGCCTCCGCGACCGACGGGGACGGCCGGTGCAAGGACCTGCCGGCCCTGCCGCAGGGCACCACACACGTACGGCTCGACTTCGCCGTCGAGGCGTACTTCGAGAACAAGTCCGAGCGCGACAAGTCCGAGCGCGACGAGTCCGCTGTCGACGAGTCCGAGAGCACGTCAGAGAACAAGCAAGCCGAGGCGCAGCAGGACGCCCCCGCGAACCGGGACAGCGGTGCCGCACAGGTGTTCTTCCCCGAGGTGGCGATCACGTTCGCCGTCAATCCGGGGGAGCACTATCACGTACCGCTGCTGCTCAACCCGTTCGGCTACTCCGTTTACCGAGGGAGCTAG
- the uraD gene encoding 2-oxo-4-hydroxy-4-carboxy-5-ureidoimidazoline decarboxylase: protein MTSSTTPGGLARFNALEEPAARAALHELCASATWAHRLLTRRPYATGDDLLAQSDAAMADLTAADLAEAMAGHPPIGRPKPGDPTSSREQRGMAGASDELRAEMLELNLAYQERFGHVFLICATGLTGEQMRDALKERIENTPGQEREIVRAELGKINRIRLAPLVAPSAEEDAPA, encoded by the coding sequence GTGACGTCGAGTACGACACCTGGCGGTCTCGCCCGGTTCAACGCCCTGGAGGAACCCGCGGCCCGCGCCGCCCTCCACGAGCTGTGCGCCTCGGCGACGTGGGCGCACCGGCTGCTCACCCGGCGTCCGTACGCCACCGGGGACGACCTCCTCGCGCAGAGCGACGCCGCCATGGCCGATCTGACCGCCGCCGACCTGGCGGAGGCGATGGCCGGACACCCGCCGATCGGACGTCCGAAGCCGGGCGACCCGACCTCCTCCCGCGAGCAGCGCGGCATGGCCGGCGCCTCCGACGAACTCAGGGCGGAGATGCTGGAACTGAACCTGGCGTACCAGGAGAGGTTCGGCCATGTCTTCCTGATCTGCGCCACCGGCCTCACCGGCGAGCAGATGCGCGACGCCCTCAAGGAGCGGATCGAGAACACGCCCGGCCAGGAGCGCGAGATCGTGCGCGCCGAACTGGGCAAGATCAACCGTATCCGGCTCGCCCCACTCGTCGCTCCATCCGCCGAAGAGGACGCACCCGCATGA